A single genomic interval of uncultured Cohaesibacter sp. harbors:
- a CDS encoding MBL fold metallo-hydrolase has translation MTKDNGFKLRILGCGSSPGVPRVGNDWGKCDPNNPKNRRTRCSALIEKCQDGQVTRALIDSGPDFREQMLREHIDWVDGVLYTHPHADHTHGIDDLRAFVFNRRERVKVYANEMTLKRLQEGFGYCFKTPEGSKYPPILDPSLIAHGDTVCVDGPAGTIEAHPYNQVHGDIHSLGFRIGNLAYSSDVSDLEPDTIAMMRDLDVWIVDALRYAPHPSHFSLDEVLAWSERLKPKMTILTHMHIDMDYETLRRTLPDNVIPAYDGLTISF, from the coding sequence ATGACAAAGGACAACGGATTTAAGCTGCGTATTCTGGGCTGCGGATCATCGCCCGGCGTGCCCCGTGTGGGCAACGACTGGGGCAAGTGCGATCCAAACAACCCGAAGAACAGGCGGACCCGTTGTTCAGCGCTCATTGAAAAATGTCAAGACGGACAGGTCACCCGTGCCCTGATTGACTCCGGCCCGGACTTTCGCGAGCAGATGCTGCGTGAACATATCGACTGGGTCGACGGTGTTCTTTATACCCATCCCCATGCAGACCATACCCACGGCATCGACGACCTGCGCGCCTTTGTTTTCAATCGGCGCGAACGGGTCAAGGTCTACGCCAACGAGATGACACTCAAGCGTCTGCAAGAGGGCTTTGGCTATTGTTTCAAGACGCCAGAAGGCAGCAAATATCCTCCGATCCTTGATCCATCCTTGATCGCTCATGGCGACACGGTATGTGTCGATGGACCGGCAGGCACGATTGAGGCGCATCCGTATAATCAGGTTCATGGCGATATCCATTCGCTCGGCTTTCGCATCGGCAATCTGGCTTATTCATCCGACGTCAGTGATCTGGAACCGGACACCATCGCCATGATGCGGGATCTGGACGTCTGGATCGTCGACGCCTTGCGCTATGCACCACATCCAAGTCATTTCTCACTGGATGAGGTTTTGGCATGGTCCGAGCGTCTCAAGCCCAAGATGACCATTCTGACCCATATGCATATCGATATGGATTATGAAACGCTGCGCCGCACGCTGCCAGACAATGTCATCCCAGCCTATGACGGCCTGACCATTTCCTTCTAA
- a CDS encoding FAD-dependent oxidoreductase has translation MPSPLNSSSSTHYDCLVVGGGVFGLSIARACLGEGMSVALVDKQEIGQGASYGLLGALLPHMSERWNEKKEFQFNALRNLSEVKVLLEEETGLSIGYDRCGRVVPLGTEALRERHEVRSKEAEVLWHGAETGYYHKVFPQDDLGGWLNAELCPEGYAFDNFSARANPRAYCEAARSSVIKRGGVVMENAEVVDIKDLGDGAQVTLASGETLSAGLVVLSAGYKSFPMIEALTGMEDLGIGVKGQALIAKVGQKPGLPVLYDRTVYVVPHDDGVCAIGSTTEEEWDDEHSTDDRCDEIWAKALNLCPMLEGAEIMQRWAGIRPKARKRDPMVGFLPGSKSIFVATGGFKIGFGLAHAIAQVSVERLAKLEPTLKLPDSFEASNHLNGKAWGQK, from the coding sequence ATGCCAAGTCCTCTCAATTCCTCATCATCCACTCATTATGATTGCCTCGTTGTCGGCGGTGGCGTGTTTGGTCTTTCCATTGCCAGAGCCTGTTTGGGCGAAGGCATGAGCGTTGCACTGGTCGATAAACAAGAGATCGGGCAGGGCGCAAGCTATGGTCTTCTGGGAGCACTTTTGCCCCATATGTCAGAGAGATGGAATGAGAAAAAAGAGTTTCAATTCAACGCATTAAGGAATCTTTCTGAAGTTAAAGTTTTACTTGAAGAAGAAACTGGTCTTTCCATCGGTTATGATCGCTGCGGACGCGTCGTGCCGCTTGGTACCGAGGCGCTGAGAGAACGCCATGAGGTGCGATCCAAAGAAGCAGAAGTGCTCTGGCATGGTGCCGAGACCGGCTATTATCACAAGGTTTTCCCGCAGGATGATCTGGGCGGTTGGCTTAATGCTGAGCTGTGCCCGGAAGGATATGCGTTCGACAATTTCTCGGCGCGCGCCAATCCACGTGCTTATTGCGAGGCTGCTCGGTCCTCTGTCATCAAGCGCGGTGGCGTCGTCATGGAGAATGCTGAAGTGGTCGACATCAAAGATCTGGGCGATGGCGCTCAGGTGACGCTTGCCAGCGGAGAGACGCTCTCAGCTGGTCTTGTGGTGCTGTCTGCGGGCTATAAGAGTTTCCCGATGATCGAGGCACTGACAGGCATGGAGGATCTTGGTATCGGCGTTAAGGGGCAGGCGCTGATTGCAAAAGTGGGGCAAAAACCCGGTCTGCCGGTTTTGTATGATCGTACTGTCTATGTGGTTCCGCATGATGATGGCGTCTGTGCCATTGGCAGCACCACGGAGGAAGAATGGGACGATGAACACAGCACAGATGATCGCTGCGATGAAATCTGGGCCAAGGCGCTCAATCTGTGTCCGATGCTGGAAGGGGCCGAAATCATGCAGCGTTGGGCAGGTATTCGTCCCAAGGCGAGAAAGCGCGATCCAATGGTTGGCTTCTTGCCGGGCTCGAAAAGCATCTTTGTTGCGACAGGTGGTTTCAAGATTGGCTTTGGGCTGGCCCATGCCATCGCTCAGGTGTCCGTCGAGCGCCTTGCCAAGCTGGAGCCTACATTGAAGCTGCCAGACTCTTTTGAGGCGTCAAACCATCTCAATGGCAAAGCCTGGGGCCAGAAGTAA
- a CDS encoding TatD family hydrolase — MLVDSHCHLDFPDFKEELDDVVRRAELAGVGHMVTICTRIKKFDEIKAIAERYDNVFCSVGSHPHNADEELDYSAEDIAKLAEHPKCVAIGEVGLDYFYDNAPREAQAEGFRRHIKAARMTGLPLSIHTRDAEDDTIAILKEGMEEGAFPALLHCYSSNRELAMRSLEMGLYVSLSGILTFKRSQEIRDTIKDVPLDRLLVETDAPYLAPMPYRGKRNEPSYVVNTAQVLADVKGVSLKEITKITTDNFFRLFSKATR; from the coding sequence ATGCTGGTTGATAGCCATTGTCATCTGGATTTTCCTGATTTCAAGGAAGAACTGGACGATGTCGTACGCCGCGCCGAATTGGCTGGCGTCGGGCATATGGTCACCATATGCACACGCATCAAGAAATTCGATGAAATCAAGGCCATCGCCGAGCGCTATGACAATGTCTTCTGTTCCGTCGGCTCCCATCCGCACAATGCGGATGAAGAGTTGGACTATAGTGCCGAAGACATCGCCAAACTAGCCGAGCATCCCAAATGCGTGGCCATCGGCGAAGTCGGTCTTGACTATTTCTATGACAATGCCCCGCGTGAAGCGCAGGCTGAAGGGTTTCGCCGTCATATCAAGGCAGCGCGGATGACTGGGCTACCTTTGTCCATCCATACGCGTGACGCGGAAGACGACACCATCGCCATTCTGAAAGAAGGCATGGAGGAGGGGGCCTTCCCGGCCCTTTTGCATTGCTATTCCTCCAATCGTGAATTGGCCATGCGCTCGCTGGAAATGGGGCTGTATGTCTCCCTCTCCGGCATTCTGACCTTCAAGCGCAGTCAGGAAATCCGCGACACCATCAAAGACGTACCACTGGATAGATTGCTGGTGGAAACCGATGCGCCATATCTTGCGCCAATGCCATATCGCGGCAAACGCAATGAGCCTTCCTATGTGGTCAATACCGCTCAGGTGCTGGCTGACGTAAAGGGCGTGTCGCTGAAAGAAATCACAAAGATCACGACGGACAATTTCTTCCGCCTGTTCAGCAAAGCAACGCGATAA
- a CDS encoding potassium transporter TrkG, which produces MTAILYYLSILLGALGGLMLPTALVALSAGDTELAEGFLLTSGLTGFLSGGVYFALRGQEREMLNQQTFLLCVLAWLGLPVAGAFPFVLTGQMEWVDAFFEAASGISTTGATILQTLESVPKAIIFWRAILQWFGGFLTLLSFLLILAPSGVGVIRDTYSKFMEQSLGDEIGWTFNVLRQVGSAYGLVTLTLVVLLVVAGIPPFDSTCIAFSTISTGGFLPVDGAIGEHYNNRMAEFIIAMGMIAGASSIVWHRMAVRNKLRFLVEHRESYILFILMFGAGLVYSITLFQLAGGASVLAPGAALRQGFFAAISLISTTGFELRHADVTVFPGLLVISLAMMGATSFSTAGGLKIYRMFALFMQLVSEVSRLFHPNKIRKGWIGHAKPTIQFMNGVWTSLLLSIILIAIVSGVVATNTGYLEGGLIATISSFANIGPLYSTSWAQAADWPRYYEMTPLVKYALAGTMLIGRMEIVVLLGALNFKFWYR; this is translated from the coding sequence ATGACCGCTATTCTCTATTACCTTTCCATTTTGCTTGGTGCGCTCGGTGGGCTAATGCTGCCCACTGCGCTGGTCGCGCTGAGTGCTGGTGATACGGAACTGGCGGAAGGCTTCTTGCTGACATCGGGATTAACGGGCTTTCTCTCGGGCGGGGTCTATTTTGCTCTGCGTGGGCAGGAAAGGGAGATGCTCAATCAGCAGACCTTTCTTCTCTGTGTTCTTGCCTGGTTGGGGCTGCCTGTTGCTGGCGCCTTTCCCTTCGTTCTGACTGGACAAATGGAATGGGTTGATGCCTTCTTCGAGGCGGCATCGGGCATCAGCACGACGGGTGCAACCATATTGCAAACGCTGGAGAGCGTGCCGAAAGCGATTATTTTCTGGCGGGCCATTCTGCAATGGTTTGGCGGGTTCCTCACCTTGTTGAGCTTTCTTCTCATTTTGGCTCCAAGCGGCGTAGGCGTGATCCGCGATACCTACAGTAAATTCATGGAGCAGAGCCTTGGCGATGAAATTGGTTGGACATTCAACGTGTTAAGGCAAGTCGGCAGTGCGTATGGTCTCGTAACACTTACGCTTGTGGTTCTGCTGGTCGTGGCGGGGATACCGCCTTTTGATTCCACCTGTATTGCTTTTTCGACCATTTCAACGGGAGGCTTTTTGCCCGTGGATGGGGCTATCGGTGAGCATTATAACAACCGAATGGCCGAGTTCATTATCGCAATGGGGATGATCGCTGGGGCCTCAAGTATTGTGTGGCATCGCATGGCTGTGCGGAACAAGCTACGCTTTCTGGTCGAACATAGGGAAAGCTATATTCTCTTCATTCTGATGTTTGGCGCCGGGCTTGTCTATTCCATCACCTTGTTCCAATTGGCCGGTGGCGCTAGCGTTCTGGCTCCGGGGGCGGCCTTGCGGCAGGGCTTCTTCGCCGCCATATCGTTGATATCGACGACAGGGTTTGAGTTGCGCCATGCGGACGTCACTGTCTTTCCAGGCCTGCTGGTCATCAGTCTTGCCATGATGGGCGCGACGTCCTTCTCCACGGCAGGAGGGCTAAAAATCTACCGCATGTTTGCGCTCTTCATGCAGCTCGTCAGCGAAGTGAGCCGGCTTTTCCACCCCAACAAGATCCGCAAGGGCTGGATCGGTCATGCCAAACCGACAATTCAGTTCATGAATGGCGTTTGGACGTCGCTTCTGCTCTCTATCATTCTGATTGCCATAGTCTCAGGCGTCGTTGCGACCAACACTGGCTACCTTGAAGGTGGCCTCATCGCCACAATTTCGAGTTTTGCCAATATCGGGCCGCTCTATAGTACGAGTTGGGCGCAAGCCGCAGATTGGCCGCGCTACTATGAAATGACGCCTTTGGTCAAATATGCTCTCGCAGGGACGATGCTTATCGGGCGGATGGAAATCGTTGTGCTGCTGGGGGCGTTAAATTTCAAATTCTGGTACAGATAG
- the mazG gene encoding nucleoside triphosphate pyrophosphohydrolase, translating into MLPSRDIATLVEIMARLRDKETGCPWDIEQDFASIIPYTIEEAYEVQDAIERNDLYDMRDELGDLLLQVVFHAQMAKEMEHHPARFDFGDVVLASTKKMIRRHPHVFGDTDARDKGMVRKAWEAIKAEEKAERASERQALGLTDEDKTFLSAVPRGMPTMKAAVKLQKQASKVGFDWNDPLLVLDKIAEEVEEVRNELILHEMDEKAVRNEIGDLLFAVANLARHLDVDPDEALAYTNQKFRDRFGHIENELSERGGSLENASLDEMEDLWQEAKKERD; encoded by the coding sequence ATTCTACCCTCGCGCGACATAGCAACGCTTGTCGAAATCATGGCCCGCCTTCGTGACAAGGAGACTGGTTGCCCCTGGGACATCGAACAGGATTTCGCCTCCATCATCCCTTACACCATCGAAGAAGCATATGAAGTGCAGGACGCTATCGAGCGGAACGACCTCTATGACATGCGTGATGAGTTGGGGGATCTTTTGTTGCAGGTTGTTTTCCACGCGCAGATGGCAAAGGAAATGGAACACCACCCGGCCAGATTCGATTTTGGCGACGTCGTTTTAGCCAGCACCAAGAAAATGATCCGGCGCCACCCGCACGTCTTTGGCGATACAGACGCCCGGGACAAGGGCATGGTCCGCAAGGCATGGGAAGCCATCAAGGCCGAGGAAAAAGCCGAGCGCGCGAGTGAACGGCAGGCGCTGGGCTTGACTGACGAGGACAAAACCTTTCTTTCTGCTGTACCGCGTGGCATGCCAACCATGAAAGCAGCCGTCAAACTACAAAAGCAGGCAAGCAAGGTTGGCTTTGACTGGAACGATCCGTTGCTGGTTCTCGACAAGATTGCCGAAGAAGTGGAAGAAGTGCGCAACGAGCTCATCCTTCATGAAATGGATGAAAAGGCTGTACGCAACGAGATCGGCGATCTGCTTTTCGCCGTTGCCAACCTCGCCCGCCATCTCGATGTAGACCCGGATGAAGCGCTGGCCTATACGAACCAGAAGTTCCGCGATCGCTTCGGCCATATCGAAAACGAGCTTTCCGAGCGCGGTGGCAGTCTGGAAAATGCCAGCCTCGACGAGATGGAAGATCTCTGGCAGGAAGCAAAAAAAGAACGCGATTGA
- the mnmD gene encoding tRNA (5-methylaminomethyl-2-thiouridine)(34)-methyltransferase MnmD → MAKPPELVWLDNLTPKSTRFDDTYYTRENGLEETRYVFIDGNRLPERWCKGQSVTIGELGFGTGLNFLATWQAWHDTLSDSTMSQGTDAPSLTYISFEKYPLDQESLAKALSPWPDLAELANKLVEEWKPNREGWLKFNFNSVALHLYIGDAADGIKTIPSSIDAWFLDGFNPKTNPELWSETLMQSVYDASNPEATLASYTAAGWVRRNLQSAGFSIAKRKGFGHKRDMITGSR, encoded by the coding sequence ATGGCGAAGCCTCCTGAACTCGTCTGGCTGGACAATTTGACCCCTAAATCCACACGCTTTGACGACACCTACTACACGCGGGAAAACGGCCTTGAAGAAACGCGCTATGTCTTCATAGATGGCAACAGGCTGCCGGAGCGCTGGTGCAAGGGACAGTCCGTCACAATCGGCGAACTCGGTTTTGGAACAGGGCTCAATTTTCTCGCCACCTGGCAAGCGTGGCACGATACGTTGAGCGACAGCACCATGTCGCAAGGAACCGACGCCCCATCACTGACTTACATCTCCTTTGAGAAATATCCTCTCGACCAAGAGAGCCTTGCCAAAGCACTTTCGCCCTGGCCAGATCTCGCTGAGCTCGCTAATAAACTGGTTGAAGAATGGAAGCCAAATAGGGAGGGCTGGCTAAAATTCAACTTTAACTCTGTCGCTCTTCATCTCTATATTGGAGATGCCGCAGATGGGATCAAGACGATCCCCTCTTCCATCGATGCGTGGTTTCTCGATGGTTTCAACCCCAAGACCAATCCCGAACTTTGGTCTGAAACGCTGATGCAATCGGTCTATGATGCGTCCAACCCTGAAGCCACACTCGCCAGCTACACGGCAGCAGGCTGGGTAAGGCGCAACCTTCAATCAGCAGGTTTCTCCATTGCAAAGCGCAAAGGCTTTGGGCATAAACGGGACATGATCACCGGCTCAAGGTGA
- the trkA gene encoding Trk system potassium transporter TrkA, which translates to MKVVICGAGQVGYGIAKHLSSEQNDVTVIDSSPRLVAAIRDTLDVRGYVGHGAHPDILARAGAKEADMIIAVTLYDEVNMVACQVAHSIFNVPTKVARVRAQSYLEKHYADLFSREHLPIDVIISPEVEVGEMVLSRMAMPGAEDTVRFADGEVLMIAIDCEEECPVVDTPLRQLTELFPDLKAVVVGIRRDGQLYVPHAEDHLQAGDLAYVVVAREQVWRTLSIFGHDEDQANKVVIAGGGNIGRYVALAIEQRRKRTRAKVIEFDRDRAIKIANDFEDTIVLQGSALDQDILKEADIREADTMIALTNNDQVNILSCAMAKRLGCARTMALLNDSHYSDLVHDLGIDSNVNPRSVTISKILQHVRRGRIRGVHAVEDGAAEGIEAEALETSPLVGRPLRSVEFPDGVRVGAIFRRNAVLMPDGDTTIQAGDRVILFALADRVKQVELLFRVSFEFF; encoded by the coding sequence ATGAAAGTGGTGATTTGCGGCGCAGGACAGGTCGGCTACGGCATCGCCAAGCATCTGTCATCGGAACAGAATGACGTTACGGTGATTGATAGTTCTCCGCGCTTGGTTGCGGCCATTCGGGATACTCTGGATGTACGTGGCTATGTTGGCCATGGGGCTCATCCTGATATTCTGGCGCGGGCTGGGGCCAAAGAAGCCGACATGATCATTGCGGTCACGCTTTATGATGAAGTCAACATGGTTGCCTGTCAGGTGGCGCACTCCATCTTTAATGTTCCCACCAAGGTGGCGCGTGTGCGTGCACAATCCTATCTTGAAAAGCATTATGCGGACTTGTTCTCGCGGGAGCATCTGCCGATTGACGTGATCATTTCCCCCGAAGTGGAAGTCGGGGAAATGGTGCTGTCACGCATGGCGATGCCCGGGGCGGAAGATACTGTACGGTTCGCTGATGGCGAAGTGCTGATGATCGCGATTGACTGCGAAGAAGAATGCCCTGTTGTTGATACGCCGTTGCGTCAGCTGACCGAGCTTTTCCCTGACCTTAAAGCGGTGGTGGTTGGCATCCGGCGCGATGGTCAGCTTTATGTGCCTCATGCCGAGGATCATTTGCAGGCTGGAGATTTGGCTTATGTGGTTGTGGCGCGTGAGCAGGTCTGGCGCACGCTGAGCATCTTTGGTCATGATGAAGATCAGGCCAACAAGGTTGTAATCGCAGGCGGCGGCAATATCGGGCGCTATGTGGCACTGGCCATCGAGCAGCGTAGGAAGCGCACCCGCGCCAAGGTCATTGAATTTGACCGGGATCGTGCGATCAAGATTGCCAACGATTTCGAAGATACAATCGTGTTGCAAGGAAGCGCGCTTGATCAGGATATCCTGAAAGAAGCGGATATTCGCGAAGCGGATACGATGATCGCGCTAACGAATAACGATCAGGTCAACATCCTTAGCTGCGCCATGGCCAAACGACTGGGCTGCGCGCGCACCATGGCCTTGCTCAACGATTCCCACTATTCCGACCTGGTGCATGATTTGGGTATCGATTCAAACGTCAATCCGCGCTCGGTGACCATTTCAAAGATCCTGCAGCATGTGCGCCGCGGCCGTATTCGCGGGGTGCATGCGGTTGAAGACGGTGCGGCCGAGGGCATCGAGGCTGAAGCGCTTGAGACATCTCCGTTGGTCGGGCGCCCGTTGCGAAGCGTCGAATTTCCAGATGGTGTGCGCGTGGGAGCCATTTTCCGGCGCAATGCGGTTTTGATGCCGGATGGCGATACCACCATTCAGGCTGGTGACAGGGTCATCCTCTTCGCGCTGGCCGACAGAGTGAAACAGGTGGAACTGCTGTTCCGCGTCAGCTTTGAATTTTTCTGA
- a CDS encoding sigma-54 dependent transcriptional regulator, whose product MAADILVVDDEVDIRELVAGLLEDEGYDTRMASHSDEALELIEQRRPSLIFLDIWLQGSRLDGLALLAVIKQKHPELPVVMISGHGGVETAVAAIKRGAYDFIEKPFKADRLILVAERALEASSLKRKVKDLQSRSGGETKLVGSSSPMNNLRQMIQRVGPTNSRVLISGQSGSGKELVARCIHQQSPRSEAPFVIFSSIQFAMDDLEFQLFGTEADGTTQRKVGALEEAHGGTLYLEEISDLPHELQSKLTRVLTTGKFIRVGGSKPVQVDVRVISSTSRNMEGLISEGVFREDLFHRLSVVPLAVPPLAERREDIPELVLHFMEQLSSTAGLPARKIGEDAMAILQAHNWPGNIRQLRNNIERLLILTKGDENAVITADLLPNEVGETVPSIPGGGEAGEQIMSLPLKKAREVFEREYLKAQIARFGGNVSRTAEFVGMERSALHRKLKSLGVV is encoded by the coding sequence ATGGCGGCTGATATCCTCGTAGTCGACGACGAAGTCGATATTCGTGAGCTTGTTGCAGGGCTTCTGGAAGATGAAGGCTATGACACGCGTATGGCGTCGCACAGCGATGAGGCGCTGGAGCTGATCGAGCAGCGGCGACCATCCCTTATCTTTCTTGATATCTGGCTGCAGGGCTCTCGCCTTGATGGGCTCGCATTGTTGGCGGTCATCAAGCAAAAGCATCCCGAATTGCCGGTCGTCATGATTTCCGGTCATGGTGGCGTCGAAACAGCAGTGGCTGCCATTAAACGCGGGGCATATGACTTTATTGAAAAGCCCTTCAAGGCCGACCGTCTTATTCTGGTTGCCGAACGGGCACTGGAAGCCTCCAGCCTGAAGCGCAAGGTCAAGGATCTTCAGTCGCGCAGCGGTGGGGAGACAAAGCTCGTCGGCTCGTCCAGTCCGATGAACAATTTGCGCCAGATGATCCAGCGCGTCGGTCCGACCAATAGTCGCGTGTTGATCTCGGGCCAATCCGGTTCGGGAAAGGAGCTGGTTGCCCGTTGCATTCATCAGCAGTCCCCTCGATCGGAAGCGCCCTTTGTGATCTTTTCTTCCATACAATTTGCTATGGATGATCTCGAATTTCAGCTTTTTGGCACCGAGGCCGATGGCACGACCCAGCGCAAGGTTGGGGCTTTGGAAGAGGCTCACGGCGGCACGCTTTATCTGGAGGAGATTTCCGATCTGCCTCATGAGCTGCAAAGCAAGCTGACGCGGGTTTTGACCACCGGCAAATTCATCCGTGTGGGGGGCAGCAAGCCGGTTCAGGTGGATGTGCGTGTGATCTCTTCTACGTCGCGTAACATGGAAGGGCTTATTTCAGAAGGCGTGTTCCGTGAAGATCTTTTCCATCGTCTGAGTGTGGTGCCTCTTGCCGTGCCGCCTCTGGCAGAGCGACGCGAAGACATCCCCGAACTTGTGCTGCATTTCATGGAGCAGCTTTCCTCGACTGCAGGCTTGCCTGCGCGCAAGATCGGCGAAGATGCGATGGCTATTTTGCAGGCGCATAACTGGCCGGGGAATATCCGGCAATTGCGAAACAATATCGAACGGCTGCTGATTCTGACCAAAGGGGACGAGAATGCGGTGATTACAGCAGACCTTCTGCCCAATGAGGTGGGGGAAACTGTGCCGAGCATTCCCGGAGGCGGGGAAGCTGGCGAGCAGATCATGTCCCTGCCGCTCAAGAAGGCGCGAGAGGTGTTTGAGCGCGAATATCTCAAGGCACAGATCGCGCGATTTGGCGGAAATGTCTCGCGCACAGCCGAATTTGTCGGTATGGAACGGTCCGCGTTGCATCGCAAACTCAAGAGCCTCGGGGTGGTCTGA
- the hflX gene encoding GTPase HflX: MIERGAVATRTLVLVPILSQHLQNKAASEGRIIRRTDESRLEEAAGLAAAIELDVVDVLRVPLNAIRPSTLIGKGKLEDIWDIIDREKVDLIIIDHPLSPIQQRNLEKEWDTKVLDRTGLILEIFGRRAQTKEGRLQVELAHLNYQKGRLVRSWTHLERQRGGIGFMGGPGETQIEADRRALQEKINRLEKDLEQVRRTRGLHRSNRQKVPHPIVALVGYTNAGKSTLFNLLTGSGIFAKDLLFATLDPTLRTMVLPHGRPVILSDTVGFISDLPTHLIAAFRATLEEVLEADVILHVRDIVHEDTNAQAEDVANVLHDLGIEIDEDPRVIEVWNKIDLLPEEERQTVMERAASQQPSRATGQLQPVAVSAVSGQGTDVLLAEIEDKLGEDDNILTLHLGFEDGEGLAWLYRHCDVLDRTDGEEGIDLHVRAQDKVEAELRNRFDVD, translated from the coding sequence ATGATTGAGCGTGGTGCCGTGGCAACGCGTACTCTCGTTCTGGTTCCCATTCTATCGCAACATTTACAGAATAAGGCTGCTTCCGAAGGGCGTATTATCCGCCGGACGGATGAGTCTCGTCTGGAAGAGGCGGCAGGGCTTGCTGCTGCCATCGAGCTGGATGTTGTCGATGTATTGCGCGTGCCGCTCAATGCCATTCGCCCCTCGACCCTGATCGGGAAGGGGAAGCTGGAAGATATCTGGGATATTATTGATAGAGAGAAGGTTGATCTGATTATCATCGATCATCCGCTTTCTCCTATTCAGCAGCGCAACCTTGAAAAGGAATGGGATACCAAGGTTCTGGATAGAACCGGGCTCATTCTGGAAATTTTCGGACGCCGCGCCCAGACCAAGGAAGGTCGGCTGCAGGTCGAACTTGCGCATCTCAATTATCAAAAAGGCCGGTTGGTTCGTAGCTGGACCCACCTTGAAAGACAGCGCGGCGGTATCGGTTTTATGGGCGGTCCTGGTGAAACGCAGATCGAGGCCGACCGAAGAGCCCTTCAAGAAAAAATCAATCGTCTGGAGAAGGATCTTGAGCAAGTGCGCCGGACGCGCGGGCTGCATCGATCCAATCGCCAGAAGGTTCCGCATCCGATCGTTGCGCTCGTTGGCTATACGAACGCGGGCAAATCGACATTGTTCAATCTGTTGACCGGGTCCGGCATCTTTGCCAAGGATCTGTTGTTTGCAACGCTCGACCCAACCTTGCGCACGATGGTTCTGCCTCACGGGCGTCCGGTTATCCTGTCAGATACGGTCGGATTTATTTCCGATCTTCCAACACATCTGATCGCAGCCTTCCGCGCGACGCTCGAAGAAGTGCTCGAAGCAGACGTGATATTGCATGTGCGCGATATCGTGCATGAAGACACCAATGCGCAAGCGGAAGATGTTGCCAATGTTTTGCATGATCTTGGTATCGAGATCGACGAAGATCCGCGGGTGATTGAAGTCTGGAACAAGATCGATCTGTTGCCCGAGGAAGAACGGCAAACAGTCATGGAGCGCGCCGCCTCTCAGCAGCCATCGCGTGCGACGGGGCAATTGCAGCCTGTGGCCGTTTCAGCTGTTTCCGGGCAGGGGACTGATGTTCTGTTGGCCGAGATTGAAGACAAGCTCGGCGAGGATGACAATATTCTTACACTGCATCTGGGCTTTGAAGATGGGGAGGGGCTGGCATGGCTCTATCGCCATTGCGACGTTCTGGACCGTACAGATGGTGAAGAGGGTATCGATCTGCATGTGCGGGCGCAAGACAAGGTGGAAGCAGAGTTGCGCAACCGGTTTGACGTCGACTGA
- the hfq gene encoding RNA chaperone Hfq — MAERAQNLQDTFLNHVRKTKTPLTIFLVNGVKLQGVVTWFDNFCVLLRRDGHSQLVYKHAISTIMPNGPLSLFEGGETGEKAEG; from the coding sequence ATGGCAGAACGAGCCCAGAACCTCCAAGATACCTTTCTCAATCATGTCAGAAAAACAAAGACACCTTTGACCATTTTTCTGGTCAACGGGGTCAAGCTGCAAGGCGTTGTAACCTGGTTTGATAATTTCTGCGTACTTCTGCGCCGTGATGGTCATTCTCAGCTGGTTTACAAGCATGCCATCTCGACGATTATGCCGAATGGGCCGCTGAGCCTGTTTGAAGGCGGTGAGACTGGCGAAAAGGCTGAAGGCTGA